TCCTCAGGAACAACAGTTGTAGGCTCAGGCGGTGTGAATTCCCCCTCGAAGCATACATAGAAGATGCAGATCTCAAAGTCCTTAATCTGGAGAGACGAAGCGAACGCAATGGAATAAAACGCAATGTCAAAGAGGGGAGCAAAATAAAATGTGAATACGGAATACAGAAAGATTCGAGAAGACGAAACGAAAGTGCTTAATCTATAGGACTTTGAGACACGGTGAGGACTTCGTAAAACATGAATAGAACTTACGGTTTCAAGCGAGCAGGATTCTGTACCAGAGACAAGGAGATCGAGGATGTCGGGGCGGGTGTCGTTAAGGACGGGAGTGAGCCTATCCAAGAATGGCTGTGGGTCGACTGTTCCGTCAGGCCTTATCTGtagagcgaagggggggggggtgataatgaTCATGGGAATGGGAGAAAACAGGTCATGTTATTACAGGTAGaggaacaaaatatataaagcataGTACAATTATCAAGTAATATTTCCATATGCATACTATGCATTTCCCATACGGCTgccaaatataaaaaatcagtCCTTAAGAGAGGTATGCGTTTGGACTTGCCTCTCCACGCTCCTGCTCGATGCACCGCTTAACTGCTAAGTGGTTCTCCTCGGAACCAAAGAGCGATAGAACCTCCGGATCTGTGGAACTGAAGAGGAACTCAGGGTccactggagagagagaaaagtcccattaataatgtgtgttttgtcttCATGTAGAAggtttgtataaaaaattttttttttttccgtactgTCAATATTAATGCCGTTATCAACAGCACTGTAGTTATTAACAATACTCTGTATGACTattttatgaatatcatatatacacattatcttGACTTATTTCACTATTGTGCTATTCGTTATAAATGCTATAAAAGTATCCCCAAAATTAGATATCaaacgttcaaaaaaaaaaatatgaagtaagTCCCGTCACAGAGGGGTGAAGCGTTTTTTTTCGGGCATTTCCGATATTTCTCTCCTAATTTGTTGATCATGTTCAATTGCGAAGAGGTTCTTGCAGACTTGCAGCTTCAGGAAGACATTGGAGTTGAATGAAATGACTGATAAACAAGGCATAGTGTcctaaattatgttattataatttcctGCAGCATAGAAACAGCAGCAGCGAGCCACTAActaattcaaataaaaatatgagGAGATTAAACGAAATCAAACAGTACTCACATCAGCCTCACACGAGGTCACATTTTCAGCTCCTTCACATGATGCATCTGAAGGTAAGATACTGTTAGATACAGGATTTATAGCGTGATTGTGCAGTAGTGTGTCATATAGCTTTGCTTTAGTGTAAAACGTAGTATTATTTGCACTGTAACGTTACAGattgtcctttctttctttctctNNNNNNNNNNNNNNNNNNNNNNNNNNNNNNNNNNNNNNNNNNNNNNNNNNNNNNNNNNNNNNNNNNNNNNNNNNNNNNNNNNNNNNNNNNNNNNNNNNNNTTTTTTCTTTCATGACATTTTCCCAAAATCTCTGCTAAGaatccatatatatgtagaccTTACATACATTCCCAAAAATGAAACCGAATGACGTGATACAGACatatttcagaaatattttaccataagaaataataaagattttatcattattttcttcattttatttcctaCACTCAGATGAAATAAAAACGATTCAAGGATTAAACCCTCATAAAACAGACTTTTAAGACAATCATTTAAGAAATCTATTTCAACCTCTTATGTTAACTGATTTACGGACGATAGTATTTGTCATTTGCAGATTTACCTTACATAGTAGATTCTATGAGATGTACTCATATCACAAATACATTTAAAGATCAGTTTTTAGACTTGTTTACAAACAGTCCCCTCTTTTAACTACCTAGCATCAAAATGCACATGTTGCCCTGCAATTTGGATGCATGTCTTATTTGTTCTCCTGATGACACGCACAAGCAAGCAACACTGAGTCACGTATCTCATATATAAAGGACGCTATGTCAAGCTCGTTCAGTCTGCTTCTGCTCACCTTAGCGGTAAGTACAACAAGAGCTTTTATTACATGGAAGCTCATctcattactttgtttttttcgaCATGACCTGCAAAGGATTGTATTTAAGTTTAGAGATGTAACAAAtttcaaaattgtttttgttgtactAACATATTAATAATGGCTGTATTTCTAGGCAACATCTCCAGAATATCATCGGATTAACACATATTGTCTATATTCCAGAAAATGATCAAAGCCTTGACCTTCTTGGCTGCAATGGCCGCAGTTTCTGCCTCTCCTCacaactttttaaaaagtaattagtctacctgttttttttttttttttgttttgttttttgatagcAAAAGTGCGCATAAAGAgtagatgggagagaaaggacaATTTGTAATATTACAGTGCAACCAACACTACTTCAGCCTAATGTttacaaaatgaataaagaattagGGGAAAACTATATGAAATGTTATTCCCTATAGGcactttatataaacattatatatttcgtATCTAACAATATCTTCCTTTCAGGCGTCTCATGTGAAGGAGCTGAAAATGTGACTTTGTGTGAGGCTGATGTGAGAACTGTTTCATTTCGTTTTCTCTGacatttttactttaataattattattaaaaattataattttttgggtcAGTGCTGCTGCATCTA
The Penaeus monodon isolate SGIC_2016 chromosome 18, NSTDA_Pmon_1, whole genome shotgun sequence genome window above contains:
- the LOC119584330 gene encoding uncharacterized protein LOC119584330 (The sequence of the model RefSeq protein was modified relative to this genomic sequence to represent the inferred CDS: added 193 bases not found in genome assembly) — encoded protein: MAAVSASPHNFLKSVSCEGAENVTLCEADLQVCKNLFAIEQDQQIRREIYRKCLDKNGFSHLDDVDPEFLFSSTDPEVLSLFGSEENHLAVKRCIEQERGEIRPDGTVDPQPFLDRLTPVLNDTRPDILDLLVSGTESCSLETIKDFEICIFYVCFEGEFTPPEPTTVVPEE